gttttaataaaaatattaatattatacattACAAGTTAGCTTTGTCAAAAGCAAGTACGTCACACGAGAACACGATATTGTACTGGACTTTATTATCACGatgttaacttttttttttttttttctttttttggaaTCTAGAGAGAGATACATATGTAACCGTGTGGGtttatctattattatcaGACATTACCTAAACAATGCGCACGcaacttatttattattgttgttatattgttaacaacaatatcaacaataatatcaaagaaatttcttttatttacatgaaaatttaataaggataattttgattttagttTCATTATGATATtggataatttattgtattttttttttaaataaataatgatgttttAGGAGGATCATgcaggtgtttttttttttttatcgattgtttataataatttggtagctttaaaaattataccgttattatataggtataatcaaacaattatttaaatcatggagtaattataatttttattgatttaaaaacatgaaaatatttttttatttcatttttgttttattatttattttaacaaaaaaatttaatcaaaaaaacactTGTAATTGTTGAAACAAgttgaaaaaacatttttacaaGTCATTTACTTATCTGtaagttgttttatttgtagTTCCTTTAATGTGATACCAACTTCTAAATCCTTTATTTGCAATTCTAAAAACTTGGGTTGTAAGCTTGACATTTCAACTTGAACTTTTAAAATCTTAAGTTGATAGTCTGCCatttcaagctttttttgataatctgcAAGAGATAGACCTAGTGCATTTACTTCCATTTCAAACTTCGTTCTGAATGATATATGGCTTTGCACAAAATGAGCCAGTGTCAAAAATCCTCCCCCAACTGTGCCCCATCTGAATACTGATTTCCAtatttcatcatattttttcttcttggcttcttcttcatcatctgcACCTTGTGATTTTCCATTTGATGACTTGTCATCtaaatgatagaaaaatagatgatgatattaacaataatataagtaaaactaataataataataataacttgataattattcaattaaacaaaaaattgattaaaaaattattaacctTGGTCTTTAGAATTTCGTGATTGCCCACCCGGTGCTTCTCTGAGTGCTTTGGAGCATgtctataataaaatacaaataaaccataaatataatgattgtataaaataaatttaatagtaataataataataataatattatttacctgATGTACACGACAAACACGTGCAAAATCTTCAGCAGTTGCACTATATTCCATAGCAAGTACAGCTTCATTAATAAGTTCACCAGCATTTGGTCCAATCATATGAACACCAAGAATTTTATCAGTATTTTTACAAGCCAatactttataaaaattttcagtttCTAAATTTGTTTTAGCTCTTGAATTAGCCAAAAATGGaaatttaccaattttatattcaattccttctttttttaaatcttcttcAGTTTTACCAACCCAGCCAACTTCAGGATGTGTATAAACAACACTTGGTACACAATTATAATCCATATTTACAGCACCACCAGCAATACCTTCAACAGTTATAATACCTTCAGCTTCAGCTTTATGAGCTAACATGGGTCCATGAATACAATCACCAATTGCAAATATATTTGGTACAACTGTTTGGAATCTATTGTTTACTGGAATTCTTcctttttcatcttttttaattcCAAGATTTTCAAGACCTAAATTATTAGTATATGGTCTTCTACCAACACATACTAATAATACATCACATTCAAgtgtgtcttttttatttggatCTTTAGCATCTTCAACTGTTACACTTACACCAGAACTTGTTTTAATTGCACCAGTTACTTTTgtgtcaagtttaaaattaagtcCTTGtgttgacataattttttgcattGTTTTACTAACTTCACCATCAATACCAGCACCTCCAATTGATGACATAAATTCAACAGCAGTTACCTCAGATCCAagtctaagaaaaaaaataataattataattttaattttatataaacattaaaatttgtttaattataaaaaatattgacaaatgatatttttaccTTTGCCATACAGAACCAAGTTCAAGACCAATTACACCAGCACCAATGACAATCATTCTTTTTGGTACTGGATTTAATGATAATGCTCCAGTTGAtgatacaattgttttttcatcaatttcaatACCACCAAAAGGTGTTACTTCACTACCAGttgcaattaatatatttttagcatttattgttgtttcaaCTGATCCATCAGCTCCCAAAGCACTAACTTCATTTTTACCAGTTATTTTTCCATGTCCCTTGACCcattcaactttattttttttaaataaaccagCAATTTCACCAGTTAATGCTTTGATAACACTGTCTTTTTGCTCAAGAAATTTATCCAAGTCCAATTTAACATCTCCAActatgtcaaataaataaataccatatgttattaaaataccattttaaataaattaataattaaacttaccAATAACACCTCGTTTTGCTAAATTACCACTGTGTGCCAAGTGATAATAATGAGAATTATTGAGAAGTGATTTTGATGATATACAGCCAACATTTAAACATGTACCACCAAGTGTTGGgtttttttcaacacaaacTGTTTTCATACCAAGTTGTGCAGCTTTAATTGCAGCAACATAACCACCAGGTCCAGCTCCAATGACAACAACATCAGCATCAATTGTACTTGCATATCTATGTTGTAATGCTGTTAATGTTTCATTTATGGCACGTTTTATGCATTGGggctataaaaaaattataatcattcaTTATTTTGGCTAATCAacaaaaaggaaaattatatataaataatttacagaaaataattgtgataatCAAATGGAcaatttacaagaaaaataatctaCATTAAACCTTGAACAaggttatatattttcaacaccaataaataaataaataaatatttaattgttgactTACTTTGACTGTTGTCATTAAATTCCACATCTTGGCctgcatttttttcaattatttattatcaatttatttaggAAGATTAATTACGATTAGAAAGATTAAGATTAAAAACTTTTAGAGCAAGAGAGAAAAGCagagaaaagagaaaaaaaaaaaaaaagaaaacaacaaatatagATGGTGCTAGGTTCGTTAAATGGCGACGGcgccaaaaaatttaaaatcatataatttagagctttttattgattgataattaaaaaatcattattaacattttttaaaattttataaacaataattaaacttgatttaatatttaaagttaTTCAAGATCTTTTCCTTCTTCTTGATAAAGTTTtgaagacttttttttttggaattta
This is a stretch of genomic DNA from Aphidius gifuensis isolate YNYX2018 unplaced genomic scaffold, ASM1490517v1 Contig3, whole genome shotgun sequence. It encodes these proteins:
- the LOC122860045 gene encoding dihydrolipoyl dehydrogenase, mitochondrial-like, with protein sequence MQAKMWNLMTTVKPQCIKRAINETLTALQHRYASTIDADVVVIGAGPGGYVAAIKAAQLGMKTVCVEKNPTLGGTCLNVGCISSKSLLNNSHYYHLAHSGNLAKRGVIVGDVKLDLDKFLEQKDSVIKALTGEIAGLFKKNKVEWVKGHGKITGKNEVSALGADGSVETTINAKNILIATGSEVTPFGGIEIDEKTIVSSTGALSLNPVPKRMIVIGAGVIGLELGSVWQRLGSEVTAVEFMSSIGGAGIDGEVSKTMQKIMSTQGLNFKLDTKVTGAIKTSSGVSVTVEDAKDPNKKDTLECDVLLVCVGRRPYTNNLGLENLGIKKDEKGRIPVNNRFQTVVPNIFAIGDCIHGPMLAHKAEAEGIITVEGIAGGAVNMDYNCVPSVVYTHPEVGWVGKTEEDLKKEGIEYKIGKFPFLANSRAKTNLETENFYKVLACKNTDKILGVHMIGPNAGELINEAVLAMEYSATAEDFARVCRVHQTCSKALREAPGGQSRNSKDQDDKSSNGKSQGADDEEEAKKKKYDEIWKSVFRWGTVGGGFLTLAHFVQSHISFRTKFEMEVNALGLSLADYQKKLEMADYQLKILKVQVEMSSLQPKFLELQIKDLEVGITLKELQIKQLTDK